A region from the Pelobates fuscus isolate aPelFus1 chromosome 1, aPelFus1.pri, whole genome shotgun sequence genome encodes:
- the LOC134585441 gene encoding odorant receptor 131-2-like: MVNSSTPYPNATQMLTYTSNIIADLFYVWLGLVSLTLLCFSFFLYFFSVILYVYFTAPHVRENARYVLFAHMLINDTMYIVAGLLLVLDSMFFISIPVPVCYMLLTLAASTFRVTPYNLAAMSLERYVAICYPLRHVTLCTPQRSYLVIALIWVLGMTPNLLDLLILNSSVDGTFFSLSLICRQEFVIVNPLQGTMRTLTFILTLTLVVLVILITYINVMLVARQFGSGSSAASKAGKTVMLHAFQLLLCMMSLTSSISEQHVTAYSPVYKIFNFLFFMCLPRFLSPLIYGIRDEVFSKCIRKMYFLKQ, translated from the coding sequence ATGGTGAATTCTTCAACTCCATACCCCAATGCAACACAGATGCTCACTTACACCAGCAATATTATTGCGGATTTATTCTACGTGTGGTTGGGTCTAGTGAGCTTGACACTTCTTTGTTTCTCcttctttctttatttcttctcAGTTATACTTTACGTCTACTTCACCGCTCCTCACGTCCGTGAAAATGCTCGCTACGTGCTCTTTGCCCACATGCTCATTAATGATACAATGTATATTGTTGCAGGACTCCTCCTCGTGTTGGACTCAATGTTTTTTATCAGCATCCCAGTACCAGTCTGTTATATGCTGCTCACCCTTGCAGCATCAACATTTCGGGTTACCCCATACAACTTGGCAGCCATGTCACTTGAACGCTACGTAGCCATTTGTTATCCATTAAGACACGTAACACTTTGCACACCACAGAGGTCGTACTTAGTGATTGCACTCATATGGGTGCTGGGAATGACCCCCAATCTACTGGACTTATTGATACTAAATTCTTCCGTGGATGGGACATTCTTCTCACTATCTTTGATCTGCAGACAGGAATTTGTCATTGTGAACCCACTGCAGGGCACCATGCGAACTCTGACCTTCATACTCACCCTGACATTGGTGGTGCTGGTCATTCTTATCACTTATATCAACGTCATGCTGGTTGCACGACAGTTTGGCTCCGGGAGTTCTGCTGCCTCCAAAGCTGGTAAGACGGTCATGCTCCACGCCTTTCAGCTCCTGTTATGTATGATGTCCTTAACATCTTCAATATCCGAGCAACATGTTACAGCTTACTCTCCCGtttacaaaatatttaatttcCTATTTTTCATGTGTCTGCCAAGGTTCCTCAGTCCACTAATCTATGGAATAAGGGATGAAGTATTTAGCAAATGCATCCGGAAGATGTACTTTTTAAAACAGTAA